A region from the Metarhizium brunneum chromosome 7, complete sequence genome encodes:
- the ENA2 gene encoding Sodium transport ATPase 2, whose translation MSAPAHALEIEQIVKELKADVEVGLSDEEAQARLEEHGRNEFGVEKGVQPVRIFIGQIANALTLVLILAMAASFGIQSWIEGGVISAVIILNIVVGFFQELKAAKTMNSLRSLSSPTAQAIRNGNNATIVTAEIVPGDVVDLKTGDTIPADIRLVEAINFETDEALLTGESIPVRKETAPTYPEDTGPGDRLNVAYSSSTVTKGRARGVVFATGLYTEIGQIAAALRDKVSRRRQPKKREDGTTTFGLWLQAWTLTFSDAVGRFLGVNVGTPLQKKLSKLALLLLGTAVVCAVIVLGANKFDTKQEVIIYAVATGLSMIPASLIVVLTITMAAGTKRMVQRHVIVRNLKSLEALGAVSNICSDKTGTLTQGNMIVKKAWVPGRGTYSVRTTSEPLNPTVGKLCLKNAQPKDIDFRGAGTDGEPIDGHQVVGTDPTLREYLNVASLANLASVNQVNGEWHGRGDPTEIAIQVFSSRFNWNRLRLSTGDGAEWHRKAEFPFDSDVKKMSVIFVNMATQRQWLFTKGAVERVLTCCSSYAVGDETKTLSEDVRVDILNNMEAMARLGLRVLAFASKTNMCHIKENEAEFERGSFEIDLTFRGLIGLYDPPRPESAPSVRMCHEAGISVHMLTGDHPETARAIALEVGILPSRIDNVATNVAKTMVMAASDFDKLTDQEIDKLPLLPLVVARCAPQTKVRMIEALHRRKAFVAMTGDGVNDSPSLKRADVGIAMGQAGSDVAKEASDIVLTDDNFASILNAVEEGRRMFDNIQKFILHVLAENIAQACTLLIGLAFKDSRGISVFPLAPVEILWIIMVTSGMPDMGLGFEIAAPDIMQRPPQNLKQGVFTPELLLDMVVYGLWMSALCLASFVLVLYGFGNGAADIGDNCNNEYSADCEVVFRARATTFACLTWFALFLAWEMVNMRRSFFRMQPKSKKYFTQWTVDVWRNKFLFWAIVAGFVTTFPLIYIPKLNTVVFKHAGISWEWGIVFIEAALFFLGIEGWKWVKRVYFRHQAKEGGNFKSDLEARVFRYYFGAGSASSDEVIGTNVDNEITTSEKKICTSSNGVGESEKGQ comes from the exons CGCGACTGGAGGAGCACGGTCGCAATGAGTTTGGCGTAGAAAAGGGTGTGCAGCCTGTGAGAATCTTCATCGGCCAAATCGCCAATGCTTTGACCTTG GTCCTGAttttggccatggctgcatcGTTTGGCATCCAGTCTTGGATCGAGGGTGGCGTCATTTCTGCCGTCATCATTCTTAATATTGTAGTTGGCTTTTTCCAGGAGCTCAAGGCGGCGAAGACCATGAACTCCCTGCGTTCTCTTAGTTCTCCTACTGCCCAAGCAATCCGCAACGGCAACAATGCGACCATTGTCACGGCCGAGATCGTGCCTGGAGATGTGGTCGATCTCAAGACTGGTGACACTATTCCGGCAGACATCCGCCTGGTTGAGGCCATCAACTTCGAGACCGATGAAGCCCTCCTCACTGGCGAGTCCATTCCTGTGCGCAAGGAAACGGCTCCAACTTACCCAGAAGACACAGGTCCGGGTGATCGTCTCAACGTCGCATACAGCTCCTCGACCGTGACCAAGGGCCGAGCTCGGGGTGTCGTTTTTGCCACTGGTCTGTACACCGAGATTGGTCAGATAGCTGCTGCCCTACGGGATAAGGTGTCCCGTCGTCGCCAGCCCAAAAAACGCGAGGATGGTACAACTACCTTTGGTCTCTGGCTTCAGGCTTGGACTTTGACCTTTTCCGATGCTGTTGGACGCTTTCTCGGTGTGAATGTCGGCACCCCACTCCAAAAGAAGCTCTCTAAGCTGGCTTTGTTGCTTCTCGGCACGGCTGTGGTTTGTGCCGTTATCGTACTTGGTGCAAACAAGTTCGACACCAAACAGGAAGTCATCATCTACGCCGTTGCTACCGGCCTTTCCATGATCCCCGCCTCCTTGATTGTGGTGTTGACAATTACCATGGCAGCTGGCACGAAGCGCATGGTTCAGCGTCATGTTATTGTCCGCAACCTTAAGAGCCTCGAGGCACTTGGTGCGGTTTCTA ATATCTGCTCGGACAAAACGGGTACGCTCACCCAAGGTAACATGATCGTTAAGAAGGCATGGGTCCCTGGCCGCGGTACCTATTCGGTTCGTACAACTAGCGAACCTCTGAACCCTACTGTTGGCAAGCTTTGCCTTAAGAACGCCCAGCCAAAAGACATTGACTTTCGTGGTGCCGGTACCGATGGTGAGCCCATCGATGGCCACCAAGTTGTCGGCACAGATCCCACTCTCAGGGAGTATCTCAATGTTGCCTCACTTGCCAATCTCGCCTCTGTGAACCAAGTTAATGGCGAATGGCACGGACGAGGTGATCCTACTGAGATTGCAATCCAGGTATTTTCGTCCCGCTTTAATTGGAACCGACTCCGTCTGTCAACAGGAGATGGTGCTGAGTGGCACCGAAAGGCTGAGTTTCCATTTGACTCAGATGTGAAGAAGATGTCTGTCATTTTTGTGAACATGGCGACACAGAGGCAGTGGCTATTTACTAAAGGTGCCGTGGAGCGAGTTCTCACGTGCTGCTCCAGTTACGCCGTCGGCGATGAAACCAAAACCTTATCTGAAGATGTCAGGGTCGATATTCTCAACAACATGGAAGCCATGGCCCGTCTTGGTCTTCGTGTCCTTGCATTCGCTAGCAAGACAAACATGTGTCATATCAAGGAGAATGAAGCCGAATTCGAGAGGGGAAGCTTTGAAATAGATCTCACGTTTCGTGGCCTAATTGGTCTTTACGACCCTCCCCGTCCTGAATCTGCTCCCTCTGTTCGGATGTGTCATGAGGCCGGAATCAGTGTCCACATGTTAACTGGTGACCACCCAGAAACTGCACGTGCTATAGCTCTCGAGGTAGGCATCTTGCCGTCGAGAATAGACAATGTTGCCACCAACGTTGCCAAGaccatggtcatggccgcGTCTGATTTTGACAAACTAACGGACCAGGAAATTGACAAGCTCCCTCTTCTCCCACTTGTCGTCGCTCGCTGCGCGCCGCAGACTAAGGTTCGCATGATTGAAGCTCTCCACCGTCGAAAGGCGTTTGTCGCCATGACTGGTGACGGAGTCAACGACTCGCCTAGCTTGAAACGTGCTGatgtcggcatcgccatgggACAAGCCGGCTCCGATGTTGCTAAGGAGGCTTCAGACATCGTGCTAACTGATGACAACTTTGCCTCTATCCTCAACGCTGTAGAGGAAGGCCGCCGTATGTTTGACAACATCCAAAAGTTCATCCTGCACGTCTTGGCCGAAAATATTGCCCAGGCTTGCACACTGTTAATTGGTCTCGCATTCAAAGACAGCCGCGGCATCTCAGTATTTCCGTTGGCGCCGGTTGAAATCCTTTGGATCATCATGGTCACCTCTGGCATGCCTGACATGGGACTTGGCTTCGAGATTGCTGCGCCGGATATCATGCAGCGTCCGCCTCAAAAT TTGAAACAAGGTGTCTTCACACCGGAGCTTCTCCTCGACATGGTTGTCTACGGCCTGTGGATGTCCGCACTCTGCCTGGCTTCTTTTGTTTTGGTTCTCTACGGCTTCGGAAACGGTGCTGCAGACATTGGCGACAATTGTAACAACGAATACTCTGCAGACTGTGAGGTCGTCTTCCGCGCTCGGGCCACGACGTTTGCATGTCTCACCTGGTTCGCGCTCTTTCTAGCGTGGGAGATGGTCAACATGCGCCGTTCCTTCTTCCGCATGCAGCCCAAGAGCAAGAAGTACTTTACGCAGTGGACTGTTGACGTCTGGCGCAACAAGTTCCTGTTCTGGGCCATTGTCGCCGGCTTTGTCACTACGTTCCCTCTCATCTATATTCCCAAGCTCAACACAGTCGTCTTCAAGCACGCCGGTATCAGTTGGGAGTGGGGCATTGTCTTCATTGAGGCTGCGCTCTTCTTCTTAGGCATTGAAGGGTGGAAGTGGGTGAAGCGGGTCTACTTCCGCCACCAGGCGAAGGAGGGCGGCAATTTCAAGTCGGACCTCGAGGCACGCGTCTTTAGATACTATTTCGGCGCcggcagcgccagcagcgACGAAGTTATAGGTACCAACGTGGACAACGAAATCACGACATCCGAGAAGAAGATctgcaccagcagcaacggTGTCGGCGAAAGCGAGAAGGGGCAATGA